A genomic stretch from Dissulfurispira thermophila includes:
- a CDS encoding septal ring lytic transglycosylase RlpA family protein yields MKTSVGIYFSGERQRAKGKGQKAKTLLLFTSCLLLLAFCLVSCSAARYETIPVTPSVTPSEKAQDRGQNSQEFEAFKGDKRKVVASWYGPDFHGRPTSSGELFNMYALTCAHKEYPFGTKLKVINPQNNKDVECIVNDRGPFIPGRDLDLSYAAAKKIDLIGPGTGTVVIEPVGRDLRYVKYVRYGAYSGTVTIQVGSFKDEDNAKRLKMALDLNHRNVYIMEANIGGVKYYRVRIGKFNNKADAQKIGNALANEGYNVLITKFEQQI; encoded by the coding sequence ATGAAGACCTCAGTAGGTATATACTTTAGTGGCGAAAGGCAAAGGGCAAAAGGCAAAGGGCAAAAAGCGAAAACCCTTTTACTATTTACCTCTTGCCTCTTACTTCTTGCCTTTTGCCTTGTCTCTTGCAGTGCTGCACGATATGAGACAATCCCTGTGACACCTTCGGTTACGCCATCTGAAAAAGCTCAAGACAGAGGTCAGAATTCTCAGGAATTTGAGGCATTCAAAGGAGACAAAAGAAAGGTTGTGGCATCATGGTATGGTCCTGATTTTCACGGCAGACCGACATCATCAGGTGAATTATTTAATATGTATGCATTAACCTGTGCGCACAAAGAATATCCATTTGGGACAAAACTAAAGGTTATAAATCCACAGAATAACAAGGATGTGGAGTGCATTGTAAATGACAGGGGACCTTTTATTCCAGGCCGTGACCTCGACCTCTCTTATGCAGCAGCAAAAAAAATAGATCTCATAGGACCTGGCACGGGCACTGTAGTAATAGAACCTGTTGGAAGGGATTTAAGGTATGTGAAATATGTTAGATATGGGGCATATAGTGGTACGGTTACGATTCAAGTAGGGTCTTTCAAAGATGAGGACAATGCAAAGAGACTTAAGATGGCGCTTGACTTGAATCATAGGAATGTCTATATAATGGAGGCAAATATTGGAGGTGTAAAGTATTACAGGGTAAGGATTGGTAAGTTTAATAACAAGGCTGATGCGCAGAAAATAGGAAATGCACTTGCCAACGAAGGATATAATGTGCTGATAACAAAGTTCGAGCAACAGATATGA
- the argB gene encoding acetylglutamate kinase has product MKKLIEKANILIEALPYIRNFYGKTFVIKYGGAAQIEEDLKDSFAQDIVLLNFIGIKPIIVHGGGPKISATMKKMGKEPVFIHGQRITDRETMDIVEMVLGGLINKEIVALINNHGGKAVGLSGKDGGLIKAKKKVIKKATNRGDEEIIDIGLVGEVESVDPEILNSLQRDSFIPVISPIGVGSKGEAFNINADYVASAIASALKAEKLILLTDVPGIKDKNDNVMSSIHKKDIKKLIDDSTISGGMLPKVQACTCALDGGVKKTHIVDGRISHCLLLEIFTKEGIGTEIVGSCLST; this is encoded by the coding sequence ATGAAAAAACTTATCGAAAAGGCAAATATACTTATTGAAGCATTGCCGTATATTCGTAATTTTTACGGAAAGACATTTGTCATAAAATACGGCGGGGCTGCGCAGATCGAAGAAGACCTGAAAGATTCATTTGCACAGGATATAGTGCTTCTGAATTTCATAGGCATTAAACCTATAATTGTTCACGGCGGAGGTCCTAAAATCAGTGCAACAATGAAGAAGATGGGCAAAGAGCCTGTATTCATTCATGGCCAACGTATAACAGACAGAGAGACTATGGATATTGTCGAGATGGTGCTCGGAGGGCTTATCAATAAAGAGATTGTTGCCTTGATAAACAATCATGGAGGCAAGGCAGTAGGATTGAGCGGTAAAGATGGGGGGCTTATAAAGGCAAAGAAGAAAGTCATAAAGAAGGCTACCAATAGAGGAGACGAAGAGATAATAGACATTGGATTGGTTGGTGAGGTCGAGTCAGTTGATCCTGAAATACTGAATTCACTTCAAAGGGATAGTTTTATACCTGTTATCTCACCTATTGGCGTTGGAAGTAAAGGAGAGGCATTTAATATCAATGCAGATTATGTTGCATCTGCTATTGCCTCTGCTTTGAAGGCAGAAAAGCTCATTCTCCTTACAGATGTGCCGGGGATAAAAGATAAAAATGACAATGTAATGTCATCTATTCATAAAAAAGACATCAAAAAGCTAATTGATGACAGCACTATTTCAGGAGGTATGCTTCCAAAGGTTCAGGCATGCACCTGCGCATTGGATGGCGGCGTAAAGAAAACTCACATAGTTGACGGCAGAATTTCTCATTGTCTCTTGCTTGAGATATTTACAAAAGAGGGAATAGGGACAGAGATAGTAGGCTCATGCCTGTCAACATGA
- a CDS encoding deoxyribonuclease IV, translating to MSKLIRRLGVHTSIAGGIHLSIERARELGCNTIQIFSHNPRQWLIREIPSDYIMQFKEWRKSYDINPVFIHTSYLINLAASDNGILEKSISLLIQEMNIADLLDADYVILHTGSASQDSEEVGRKRAIEALKRVARGKEWRSKLLLENTAGERGDISSHIKDIAEIIDRTGSPLIGGVVIDTCHAFAAGYDIKDEKGLSGLIKEIEKHIGLNNIKLIHLNDSKKRPQFSC from the coding sequence ATGTCAAAGTTGATTAGAAGGCTCGGAGTTCATACATCAATAGCAGGCGGGATTCATTTATCCATTGAGAGGGCAAGGGAACTTGGATGCAACACTATCCAGATATTTTCGCATAATCCGAGGCAGTGGCTGATCAGGGAAATACCTTCCGATTACATCATGCAATTTAAGGAATGGCGAAAGTCCTATGATATAAATCCGGTTTTTATTCACACATCATATCTCATAAATTTGGCTGCTTCGGATAATGGCATACTCGAAAAATCAATAAGTCTGTTGATTCAAGAAATGAATATTGCAGACTTGTTGGATGCTGATTATGTGATACTCCATACAGGGAGTGCATCGCAGGATTCAGAAGAAGTCGGCCGTAAAAGGGCTATAGAGGCACTTAAAAGAGTTGCAAGGGGAAAAGAATGGAGATCAAAGCTCCTGCTTGAAAATACTGCCGGAGAGAGGGGAGACATATCATCACACATAAAAGACATTGCTGAGATTATAGACAGGACAGGCAGTCCTCTTATAGGAGGAGTAGTAATCGATACATGCCATGCCTTTGCAGCAGGATATGACATAAAAGATGAAAAGGGTTTATCAGGGCTTATAAAAGAAATAGAAAAGCATATCGGATTGAACAATATAAAACTCATCCATCTTAATGATTCAAAAAAAAGGCCACAGTTCTCATGTTGA
- a CDS encoding UPF0758 domain-containing protein: MKTWTHPGGKLRELGAESLTDAELLSILISTGTKGKSAEEIAKEILDKFGSFKGMANQPLEKFLQFKGLGDVKIIRIAAAFEIARRIVKQVIEEK, encoded by the coding sequence ATGAAGACATGGACACATCCAGGAGGCAAGCTCAGGGAACTCGGCGCTGAATCATTGACCGATGCAGAGCTTTTATCAATTCTTATTTCAACAGGCACAAAAGGCAAGTCAGCAGAAGAAATTGCAAAGGAAATACTTGATAAGTTCGGCTCTTTCAAAGGAATGGCAAACCAGCCATTAGAGAAGTTTCTTCAGTTCAAAGGGCTTGGAGATGTAAAGATTATCAGGATTGCAGCGGCATTTGAGATCGCAAGAAGGATTGTAAAGCAGGTGATAGAGGAAAAATGA
- a CDS encoding HsdM family class I SAM-dependent methyltransferase yields MKKSKLTEKSIRVASPFDIASHKTERTANQKLVEWINQIIKDRHLPLGIAEQETVGVDRKQPDIIIYESLRSEKVLCVIELKPPYFSAFDEAELKKPAWEKANKRKARYFATSNFQWLIWFSTEKTNKMEPEERQVIDKFHLSSIENLDDIEDVRFKNPIIKGIERFLEELVNVHTGIKPEPLLPIDDFLIFRLQEKIYRLSRYYKPIIRDETHKDVKFSHRFKKWFIEQQWAFTYSDSDFEKAARQTAYLLVNKILFYNLLQSKRPGELDPISIPDDLTKGGLLQVNLQAYFDYVLKNIDYETIYSTDFIDQIAFPDNRAVVEEIKELIKILKRYDFSKIGFDIIGRIFERLIPQEERHNLGQYFTSSDIVDLILGFCIRHENDTVLDPSCGAGTFLVRAYQHKKLMNLRKPHQEILKTLWGVDIAKFPTHLATINLAVNDLSVDENYPQIINDDFFNLSPIEKIGGEEVRKKELSTLSGKKVLIPYPKTVDCIVGNPPYTRQEEIAEISGLEAYKENLIEKALYDERRKLADISKRAGIHAYFFVHGTKFLKEGGRFGFIVSNSWMDVDYGKGLQELFLRHYKIIAIIESKVERWFEDADVNTCIIILEKCKDQKERDESLVRFVYLFKPLRHFIPPAHDMWEKQKRRFDAIDNLKKTILYHNDFYQNDELRIYPKKQSELWEEGFDVESGKYTGSKWGKYLRAPEIFFKILEKGKDKLVPLKEIADIRRGFTTGADEFFYLTETEIKQRGIEKQFWTHKDIDGKIVPNRIIIGPRDADSIVINPEKLKKIVLLINADKSELKSKKILSYIRHGERRGFHVRSTCSSRALWYQLEYREPWPILFPKIHFDRQTVIANKYGVQVNCNLYELKPKKKRNNLALLCFLLSTPCVLFKELLGRVNLGEGALKTEIIDIEKLYIPKDFSKDILKSLRKLACRS; encoded by the coding sequence ATGAAGAAATCCAAACTCACAGAAAAATCTATCAGAGTCGCAAGTCCTTTCGATATCGCATCTCACAAGACCGAGCGCACTGCCAACCAGAAGCTGGTTGAGTGGATAAACCAGATAATCAAAGACAGACATTTGCCTCTTGGAATCGCCGAACAGGAAACCGTAGGCGTTGACAGAAAACAGCCTGATATTATTATCTATGAAAGTTTAAGAAGCGAGAAAGTATTATGTGTCATTGAATTGAAACCACCTTATTTCAGTGCCTTTGACGAAGCTGAATTAAAGAAGCCAGCATGGGAAAAGGCAAACAAAAGAAAGGCAAGATATTTTGCGACCTCTAATTTCCAATGGCTCATCTGGTTCAGCACAGAAAAGACAAATAAAATGGAGCCGGAAGAAAGGCAGGTTATTGATAAATTCCATCTCTCCAGCATTGAAAATCTTGACGACATTGAAGATGTAAGGTTTAAAAACCCCATAATTAAAGGTATCGAGAGATTTCTTGAAGAACTTGTCAATGTCCACACAGGGATAAAGCCTGAGCCTTTATTGCCGATTGATGATTTCCTGATATTCAGACTTCAGGAAAAGATTTATCGCCTATCGAGGTATTACAAGCCAATCATAAGAGACGAAACCCATAAGGATGTAAAGTTCTCTCATCGTTTTAAGAAATGGTTTATTGAGCAACAGTGGGCCTTTACTTATTCTGACAGTGATTTTGAGAAGGCAGCAAGACAGACAGCATACCTGCTTGTAAACAAAATCCTGTTTTATAACCTTCTCCAGTCCAAAAGGCCGGGAGAGCTTGATCCTATCTCTATTCCAGATGACCTTACAAAAGGAGGGCTTCTTCAGGTAAATCTTCAGGCATATTTTGATTATGTCCTGAAAAACATAGATTATGAGACAATCTACAGCACTGACTTTATTGACCAGATAGCCTTCCCTGATAACAGGGCTGTTGTCGAGGAGATAAAAGAACTTATAAAGATTCTCAAAAGGTATGACTTCTCAAAGATAGGTTTTGACATTATAGGAAGGATTTTTGAGAGATTAATACCGCAGGAAGAAAGACATAACTTAGGTCAATATTTCACAAGCTCTGATATTGTAGACCTCATCCTCGGCTTTTGCATTAGACACGAAAATGACACTGTTCTTGACCCCTCATGCGGTGCAGGGACTTTTCTTGTAAGGGCATACCAGCATAAAAAACTGATGAACCTCCGCAAGCCCCATCAGGAAATCTTGAAGACACTCTGGGGTGTAGATATTGCAAAATTCCCGACCCATCTTGCGACAATAAACCTTGCTGTGAATGACCTTTCAGTGGATGAGAACTATCCTCAGATAATCAATGATGATTTCTTCAACCTATCCCCAATAGAAAAAATTGGCGGTGAGGAAGTTCGGAAAAAGGAGCTTTCAACTCTCAGCGGCAAAAAGGTTCTAATACCTTATCCGAAAACAGTTGACTGCATCGTCGGAAATCCCCCGTACACAAGGCAGGAAGAGATCGCGGAGATTTCAGGACTTGAGGCTTATAAGGAAAATCTTATAGAAAAAGCCCTCTATGATGAAAGAAGAAAGCTTGCTGATATATCAAAGAGGGCTGGTATTCACGCGTATTTCTTTGTGCACGGGACAAAGTTTTTGAAAGAAGGCGGGCGCTTCGGTTTTATTGTTTCAAACTCATGGATGGATGTTGACTATGGAAAAGGGCTTCAAGAGTTATTTTTAAGGCATTATAAAATCATCGCAATAATTGAATCAAAAGTTGAACGGTGGTTTGAAGATGCCGATGTAAATACCTGCATTATTATCCTTGAAAAATGCAAAGACCAGAAAGAAAGAGATGAAAGCCTTGTGAGGTTTGTATATCTTTTTAAACCCTTGCGCCATTTTATTCCGCCTGCCCATGATATGTGGGAAAAACAGAAGAGACGGTTTGACGCCATAGATAATCTTAAAAAGACAATTCTCTATCACAATGACTTTTACCAGAATGATGAACTCAGGATTTATCCCAAAAAACAGAGCGAACTATGGGAAGAAGGTTTTGATGTAGAATCAGGCAAATACACAGGCTCTAAATGGGGCAAGTATCTGAGAGCACCAGAGATATTTTTTAAGATACTTGAAAAAGGCAAGGATAAACTTGTGCCTTTGAAAGAGATAGCTGATATAAGGAGAGGCTTTACGACAGGGGCAGATGAGTTTTTTTATTTAACAGAAACTGAGATAAAACAAAGAGGAATTGAGAAGCAATTCTGGACACATAAAGATATAGATGGCAAAATAGTTCCGAATAGAATAATAATCGGACCAAGAGATGCCGATAGTATTGTAATTAACCCAGAAAAACTAAAGAAAATAGTTTTATTAATAAATGCTGACAAATCTGAACTAAAGAGCAAAAAAATTCTTTCTTACATAAGGCACGGAGAACGGCGAGGCTTTCATGTAAGGTCAACCTGTAGCTCAAGGGCGTTGTGGTATCAACTTGAATATAGAGAGCCATGGCCAATATTGTTTCCAAAGATTCATTTCGACAGACAAACAGTAATCGCAAATAAATATGGCGTTCAGGTTAATTGCAATCTTTACGAATTAAAACCTAAGAAGAAAAGGAACAACTTAGCCCTCTTATGTTTTCTGTTATCTACTCCATGTGTTTTGTTTAAGGAACTTTTAGGTCGTGTAAATCTTGGAGAAGGAGCTTTAAAAACAGAAATTATAGATATTGAAAAATTGTATATACCAAAAGATTTCTCAAAAGATATTTTGAAGTCTCTCAGAAAACTTGCTTGTAGATCGTAA